AAGAAATGACAATTGCCCGTTGTCCCGAAATTGGAGAAGTAATTACTACCGAAGCAGAAATTTTATATGAGGCTTTGGCGATGACGCAAGTGCAAATTACCTCAAGGATAGACAAACTTCAAATAGCCACCGCAACAATGACCACTGTAATGAGGGGGAAAGAAAATTGAACGCATGAAGCAGGTATATCTCTCATACAACAACATTATCTCCCCACTTGGTTTCGACAGTAAGACCGTGGTGGAAAATGTTTTAAAGGAAAAATCCGGAATTTCGGAGGTCTCCAACCCAAAACTTTCTCCGGCATCGTTCCATGCTTCTTTAATTTCTTCTGAAAAACTATCGGAAGCCTTTGCAGCTTTAAATCTTTCAAGTGACTACACCCGATTAGAAAAAATGCTGTTGCTTTCCTTACACAAGGTAATATCAAAAGCCGGTATTTCCTTGGATGACAAAGTTGGACTTATAGTTTCCACCACAAAAGGCAACATAGACGTGCTGGAGCGAGCAAGCAGATTTGCTGAAAAGCGAGCCTATTTAAGTGAATTGGGAAAGCTTATCAAAAATCATTTCGGATTTAAGAATGAAGCCATTGTTTTGTCCAATGCCTGTGTTTCGGGTGTTTTGGCTGTGGCTATTGCGAAAAAGCAAATTCAATCGGGCTTGTTCGATCATGTGTTTATAGTTAGCGGCGATATTATTTCGGCCTTTGTGGTTTCGGGATTCAATTCTTTTCAGGCCTTGAGCGACGCCCCTTGTAAACCGTACAGTGAAAACAGGAAAGGTATTTCTTTGGGAGAGGCGGCAGTTTCTGTTTTGGTCACTTCCAATCCCGAAGGGCTCGCACCCGAAGCTGTTGCAATACTGGGAGAAGCATCCTGCAATGACGCAAATCATATTTCGGGACCCTCCCGAACAGGAGAAGGCTTGTTTCGCAGTGTGAAAGGAGCGTTAAGAGAGGCTTCGATACAACCGGAAATGATTGACTATATTTCGGCGCATGGCACCGCAACCTTATTTAACGACGAGATGGAAGCCATCGCATTCAATAGATTGCATATGGCGAATATCCCTCTTAATAGTTTAAAGGGCTATTTTGGTCATACGTTGGGAGCCTCGGGTTTGCTGGAAACTGTCATTGGCATGTATTCGGCCCATGAAAATACCTTATTTACATCCTTGGGATTTGACAAATTAGGAGTTTCAAAACCACTGGCTGTAATTGAAGAAGTAGCTGCAAAGCCCATTAAAACTTTTCTGAAAACTGCTTCAGGATTTGGAGGGTGTAATACGGCTGTCATTTTTCAAAAAGTGAATTTATAAATGTTTATAACCAATAAAGAATAAATGTTAAAGAAAAATATAAGAGCCATAGATGCGCTTGAAGAAGCACAAAGGATTGCTTTTGCTCCTTTTATCTTTCAAACTACTGTTGCCCTGCGGGAATTAGGGGTTTTGACCTTTATTTTTGACAGAAGATTGCAGGGTGGCGCTTCGCTTGAAGACATAGCCGAAATGACAAATGTTAGCGAGTACGGTATAGGAGTATTATTAGAACTGGCCGAAAGCACCGGTATTGTTGCAATCAATGAGGCTCAAAAGTACGAACTTACTAAAACAGGTTACTTTTTAAACTACGACAAGGCCGTCAATGTGAACATCAATTTTGCAAATGACGTGTGCTATAAAGGCATGTTTCATTTACTTGAAGCCATTAAAACAGGAACACCTGCCGGGCTACCCGAACTGGGAAACTGGCCAACCATTTATGACGGATTGTCCCAATTACCTCCCGAAATACAAAAATCGTGGTTTGAATTTGATCATCATTATTCGGACGATATTTTCGATGAAGGGCTGCAACGTGTCTTTGAAAGTAACCCGAAAACGATATTCGATATTGGCGGCAATACCGGAAAGTTCGCGATTCGCTGTTGTCACAACAACGCGAATGTACATGTAAAAATAATCGATTTGCCGGGACAGCTTTCAAAAGCCTTGGCCAATGCTAACAAGGAAGGATTTGGCAATCGGGTTTCGGGATTTGAAATCGATTGGCTGGCACCAAATCCACAACTTCCAAAAGGAGCCGATACCATCTGGATGAGTCAGTTTTTGGATTGTTTTTCTGAAAAGGACATCCTGAATATTTTAAAAGCTTGTGTCGCGATAATGGACACCGATACGGAGTTGTTAATCACTGAAACATTTACCGATCGCCAAAAGTTCGATAATGCAAAATTCGTACTGGAAGCCACCTCCCTTTATTTTACAGCGCTCGCAAACGGAAACAGCAAAATGTATCCTTCCGAAGTTTTTATAAGGCTGATACAAGAGGCAGGATTGCATATAGAAAGAGATATTTCATTAGGGGAATACCACACCTTATTTATTTGTAAAAAAAGCAGCCATTGAACAAACAATTGTACATAAAAGACTATTGTCACATCAAGAATAATACGATTTTCGTAAATGACTCCGCACTTTTTCAAGCTGAAGAATCTTTGGATTTTTCCGAATTTTTTAATGCAGCTTATAAAAATTTAAATATCAATTATCCGAAAGCTTTTAAAATGGACAATCTCAGTAAGCTTTCGTTTTTGGCAGCCGATGTATTGCTGAAAGACGATAAAATTTCTTCAGAAACAAATAGAGATATAGCCCTTATTTTTTCAAACAGCGCCTCCAGTTTAGACACCGACCGTAAATATCAGAAATCAATCGACGATGCCGCGCATTATTATCCGAGTCCGTCGGTTTTTGTATATACCCTGCCCAATATCGGGATGGGGGAGATAAGTATTAAACACCGACTGTTTTCTGAAAATAGTTTTTTTATATTTGACCGCTTTAACGCGACCTATTTACATCACTACGCCGTGAGTATGTTAAGTACCAATAAAGCAAAATACGCGCTTTGCGGATGGGTAGATTTCGATGAAACAGCTTATGAAGCATTTTTATATTGGGTAGGTGATAAAGGAATTATTCCTCATACCGAAGCCATGATAACAAATTTATATACTAAAAATTAATGGATACCTTAAAACAAGAGCTCAAAGAAAATATTATAGAATGCCTTAATTTGGAGGAATTTACACCGGCCGATATTGCAGATGATGATCCGCTATTTGGAGATGGGTTAGGGTTGGACTCCATTGACGCCCTGGAACTTATTGTAATGATGGATAAGGAGTATGGAATAAAATTAGTCGATCCGGGGAAAAGCAAGGAAATTTTTCAATCCGTAGAGGTTTTAGCACAATACATTGCCGAACATCGAAAAAAATAACAGCATATCACCCGGCGTAGCCGTTACCGGAATGGGAATAATTTCGGCAATAGGGAATTCGCTGGAATCTAATTTACAATCTTTACGTTCCTCTACTTCCGGACTTGGAGAAATAACACATATTGCCACCAAACATGCCGCTGAAATAAAAGTAGGAGAGGTTTCATTTACGAATGCCCAAATGATAGCACATCTGGGGCTTCCCGAATTGAACAATTATTCCAGAACTGCTTTGTTGGGTGTCATTGCTGCCAAAGAAGCAATTCGCAATGCAGGAATTGTAGAAATGACTTCAGTTAAAACAGGATTGATATCTGCAACAACGGTTGGAGGGATGGATTTGACCGAACAATACCTAAAACAGTTTGTATCACAGCCGCAATTGCAAAAATACATATCGGCTCATCAGGCGTCGGACAGTACACAAAAAATAGCGGAACAATTAGGAATAAAAGACTTTGTCACTACCATAAGCACTGCTTGTTCATCTTCAGCTAACGCGATCATGCTGGGTGCGCGAATGATAAAAGCGGGTAAACTGGATCGGGTGATTGTTGGAGGAACAGATAGTTTGGCGAAATTTACAATCAACGGCTTTAAAACCTTGATGATTTTATCGGATACCTATTGCAAACCTTTTGATGCAAACAGAACAGGCCTAAATTTAGGTGAGGCAGCGGCATATCTGGTACTCGAATCGGACGCGATTGTTCAGGCGCAACAAAAAAAAGTATGGGCCTATGTTTCAGGATATGGGAATGCCAATGATGCGTTTCATCAAACCGCTTCTTCACCAACAGGGGAAGGCGCATTTTTGTCGATGCAAGGTGCTTTAGAACTGGCCGGACTTCAACCAAATGATATTGATTATGTCAACGCTCACGGAACGGCTACCGCGAATAACGACCTTTCAGAAAGCATTGCGCTACAACGCATTTTTTTAGAAAAAACGCCCGATTTCAGTAGTACAAAACCCTTTACGGGCCATACCCTGGCCGCAGCCGGAGCTGTAGAAGCTGTATACTCGATTTTGGCTTTGCAACATGCAATTGTCTTCCCGAATTTAAATTTCTCTGAACCTATGCCGGAAACCGGGATGGTGCCTTCTGTGGAGCTTCAGCAAAAACAACTGCAACATGTGTTATCTAATTCATTTGGCTTTGGAGGAAATTGCTCCTCTCTAATTTTTACAAGGGCATGAAAAAATGTTATATACATAGCGCTGCTGCCATTTCTGCTCAAAATACATTTGATACAGATGAATTTTTAGATAAAATTAGTACTGTTGCAACGCCTAAGACTGCTGCACAACATCCTAATTATAAAGATTATATTTCCCCTGTGGCGAGCAGGAGAATGGCTACCGGTGTAAAAATGGGAGTTGCTGCTGCAACTAAGGTACTACAAACGGCAGGAATTGAACAGCCCGATGCGATTTTAACCGGAACCGGAATGGGATGCATCGAAGACACCGAAAAATTTTTAAACGGTATTATCGAACACGATGAAACATTTTTAACCCCTACTGCCTTTATCCAGTCAACGCATAATACTATGGGCGCTCAAATCGCGCTGGGATTGCAATGCAAAGCCTATAATTCTACCTATGTTCACGGTGCTCTATCGTTTGAATCGGCTTTATTGGATGCTTCACTTTTACTGGAATGTGGAGAGGCGAATACGGTTCTGGTAGGAGGGGTGGACGAATTGGGAAATGAATTTGTCGATTATGTACAAATGTTGGAATCTCAACAGAACAAGGGGATTACAGTGCCTTTTGGGGAAGGAGCGACTTTTTTTGCAGTCTCTTCGGAAAGAAAACCACAGGCAGTTTGTTTGACAGACATTGAGAGTATATCGACTGCTTCTGTTGAAAAAGTTAAGGAGCGATTTGAAGCATTTCTGAAGCAAAACTCGTTGGAAGCAAATCAAGTGGATGCAGTAATTCTGGGAGTGAACGGAGATAGTTTTGACGAATATTACGAGGCGGTTTGCACATCTTTCTTTTCGGAAACAAAACAAATTCAGTACAAACAGTTGTCAGGGGAATATCATACAGCTTCCGCATTTGGGCTATGGCTGGGCTGTGAAATTATTAGACGACAGGAAATTCCGCAGGCTGTTGTCAGAAATTTTTCGGACGGGAAACGACTAAAGAATATTGTTCTCTACAATCAATTTAAAGGCGCTAATCATAGTTTTATTTTGTTGGAAGGATGCTGAATTTCAGAAAATTTACACTCATTTGTATTGTAATTGAAGCAGGATGTGTGCTCAGCGCTCTATTTTTTGAGATAAGTGTTTTTTGGGTTTTTCTTATTTTCTCTATTTGGTTTTTCGGAATAATTGCGGGGTCCTTTTCCATGAGCTGGAATTTTCATCTTTCGGCCTACACACACAATTCGAGCCCGGCAAATAAAGTAGTTGCCATTACTTTCGACGATGGACCACATCCTGAGTATACTCCGGTGGTTTTAAAACTGCTTTCCGATTTTAATGCAACGGCTACCTTCTTTTGTATTGGGAATAGGGTTGAAGAATATCCGGAAGTACTAAAATCGATAGTTGCCAAAGGCCACGAAATTGGAAATCATTCCTATTCCCACAGCCCTTTTATCGATTTTAAGGGACAAAATTCGTGGGAAGCAGAAATAAATAAGACGGATGCCATTATCGAGCAACATACAGGTCATCGCCCTTCACTCTTTAGGCCTCCGTACGGAGTAACAACCCCTCCCTTATCGAATGTAATAAAGAAGAGTTCACATAGGGTTATTGGCTGGAGTGTTCGCTCCTTCGACACGGTAATTAAGAATCCGAATTTTCTTTTAAAACGCATTACCAAAAAAATAAATGCCGGAGATATAATCCTGCTTCATGATACCCACAAGAACATCCCGTTCGTTTTGGAACATTTATTGCTATTCCTCAGCGAAAAAGGTTACAAAACGGTATCCATAACTCAATTGCACAATGATAAAAGTTCATAATATTATAATTGTTCTTAGCATCACACTGGGAATACAGGTGGCTTTTGGACAGGAAAAATTATCCTTAACCGAACAAAAGGCACTACAGGAATTAGTAACAGCGAACGCATTGACCACCAGAAGCATTCTAAGTGACTTCGAACAGACAAAACATATAAGTGTTTTGGAAAACGATATAACCAGCAAGGGAAAACTGGTTTTTAATGCGCCCGATAAGATTCGTTGGGAGTATAAAACACCTTATAAAAATGTCGTAATTTTTAAGAATAACAGGCTCTATGTTGATGACGGAACAAAAAAGAGCGACATCGATTTAAGTTCTAATAAGATGTTCAAATCCTTAAATTCCTTAATTGTGAATAGTATCAAAGGAGATATGTTCGATACAAATCAGTTTGATATTTCCTACTTTACAAGTGACAAGGGTTATTTGGTTACATTTATTCCGAAGGAAAAGCGATTGCATAAATTCATTGCCTCTTTTGAATTGATTTTTTCAGAAAAAAATGGCGAGGTTTCTCAAATAAAATTGATAGAACCCAATGAGGATTATACCGTTATAATTTTCAGAAACAAAAAACTAAACGTTGAAGTCTCGGAGGCGCTGTTTAAATTGTAAGGTTTTTAAAAGCAGGAAATAAGTATTTAGTATATGTTGCTTCAGGATTTCTATACCATTTTAAATAAACAACCAATCGATGAAAATTCGATTAGGGTTGTTATTAAACTAAATAAACTTCATTCCATATTCAAAGGGCATTTTCCTGAACTTCCTATTACTCCGGGGGTGGGAATGCTTCAGATATTGAAAGAAATTTCAGAAGACCATATTCAAACTAGCTTGCATATGGAGCGGCTTTCAAACGTAAAATTTCTGACGCTTGTAGATCCGAATGTAAATGCTACCCTGTCCTTTCATTTAAATTTTCAGAAGGAAAATAAGCACTTTAACGTTAAAAATAATACTACTTTTGAAGATGGAACCACAGTGTTCAAATGCAGCGCTGTGTTTATAGAAAAATAAGCCGATTTACAAAACCGGGTACATGGAAGTACACACCGTTAAAAACCTATGTAAGCACTACAAGATTTGTGTCGTAATCCCTACGTACAACAATCCAAAAACACTGAGAAATGTCTTGGACGGGATTCTGGTGTATACCCGGGATGTTATCTTGGTGAATGATGGCTCCGGGGAGGAAACTAGTACAATTCTCAAAGAATATCCTCAAATTGAACAGCTTCATTTACCAAAAAACAAAGGCAAAGGAAATGCTTTAAAAGTTGGATTTAAACACGCCTTACAATTGGGCTTTGAATATGCCATAACACTCGATAGTGATGGTCAGCATTATCCAACAGACCTTCCTGTTTTTGTTGAAGCGCTCGAAAAACATACAACAAAGGACATTTTAATTATTGGCGACAGAAATATGAACGAAGCCGATGTGTTGGCAAGTAGCAGTAAAGGCAATAGGGTTTCCAGTTATTGGGTTAGAGCCGTTACAGGTTTAACGCTTAAGGATTCGCAGTCCGGATTTCGATTATATCCTATTAAGGCAATGGAAAATATCCGCTTTTTTAAAAACACAAGGAAGTTCGAATTTGAGGTGGAAGCGATCGTAAAAGCACATTGGGCCGAAATTGAAATCATGCATGTGCCCATCAATGTGTTGTACGATATGAAGGAACGGGTTTCTCATTTTCGTCCGTTTATGGATATCGCTCGTATTGTAGTATTGATTATTTGGTTTTTACTAGTGAAGCTCTTTTATATTCTTCCGCGCAATCTTTTTCGGCGGTTAAAAAAAAAAGGAGTAAAGCGATTCTTAGTTGAAGATTTTCTTCAGAATCAGGACTCTCCAAAAAAGAAGGCCTTGTCCATAGCATTGGGAGTCTTTTTAGGGTTATCGCCGCTTTGGGGATTTCATACCATCATCGTCATTTTTCTGGCCATTTTTTTAAAACTGAACAAGGTCATCGCCTTCGCTTTTTCAAATATCAGTTTACCGCCCTTTATTCCGTTTGTTCTTTACTTTAGTGTTCAAACCGGAAATTTTATTCTTGGAGAAGAATCCACTTTTACACTCACGTCCATGAGTGAAGAATTTAATGTGGCAGATCAGGTAGGGTCGTATTTGCTGGGAAGCATTACCCTTTCTATCACCATGGCTCTTGTTTTGAGTCTTTTGGGATATATTGTTCTCAGTCTGTTCGACCGAAAAAAAATTGTAAAGCAAGATGCATAAGGGGTTGTACCAAATATATAGTTACTTAAAAAAACGACCCTTTGTCTTTGGCCTGAGTTTGTTACTTGTTTTTGGGAGTCTAATCGCTGTAGCAACTCAGATTCGGTTCGAGGAGGACATTTCGCGACTAATTCCTACTACGTCTCAAAATAAAGCCTTGCAAAAAGTATTGCAAACTGCGAATTTTTCAGATAAAATAATAGTGAACATTCGGCGAGAACCAGAGGGTACATTGGAAGACCTTACCAATTTTGCCGAAACTTTTATCGATAGCATTTCTGAAGCAAACGATTACATACAAGAGATTCAAGGCAAGGTAGAGGAGGAAATCATATTTGAAACGCTGGATTTTGTATACGAAAATGCACCACTTTTTCTCTCAGACCATGATTATTCAGTGCTGGCTGACAAAATAAGTAAAGACAGTATTGATGCACTAACCGAAGCCAATTATAAAACGCTTGTTTCGCCTTCAGGAATTGTAGCTAAGAAAACCATTGTAAAAGACCCGCTCGGTATTTCCTTAATGGGTGTTCAAAAGCTAAAACTTCTGGGTCTTCAGGACGGATTTATTTTAAAAGAAGGTTTTCTGGTAAGCAAAGATGAAAATAACCTGTTGCTGTTCCTCACCCCTAAATACGATACCGGAGAAACCGATAAGAATGAACAACTGGCAGCATATCTTGACGAGCTTAAAGGCGAGCTTAATAGCGAATTTTTTAATAGAGCTACAGTTGAATACTTTGGAGGTGCAATTATTGCTGTTGAAAATGCAAAACAGATAAAGAACGATATTCTGCTTACAGTGGGAATTGCGTTGTCGTTGTTGTTGCTTGTCTTTATCTACTTCTATAAAAAACTAATCATTCCCGTTATTCTATTAATTCCTACCATTTTTGGAGGATTAGTAGCACTCGTAATTTTGTGGAGCATCCGCCCCGAAATTTCGGCAATTTCGTTGGGGATAGGGTCTGTTTTACTTGGAGTTACCTTAGATTACTCCCTACATATTTTGACGCATATCAGGAATCACAAGGCGATGGATCGCTTGTTTATTGATGTGACGAAGCCAATTTTAATGAGCAGCCTCACTACGGCAATGGCTTTTTTGTGTCTGTTGTTTATAGATTCTCAAGCGCTTCAGGATTTGGGGATTTTCGCCGCAGTTAGTGTGCTAAGCGCCTCTGTCTTTGCGCTTATTTTTATACCTCAGGTGTATAAAGGAGCTGGAAATACAACGCAGCGACATACCTTTTTGGATTTGTTTGCAGCCTATCCTTTTCATAAGAACAAAATTTTTATAACGGCGATTGTATTGCTTATCATCATCAGCGCATTCACCTACAATAGCGTAATTTTTAACAAAGATCTTTCTCAATTAAACTACGAGTCACCTTCCACCAAAAAAGCGCAATATAATCTCGAAAAATTAACAGGTGGCGCTTCGAAATCTTTGTATGTAATTGCTTTTGGAGATGATTTAGAAAGTGTACTAGAGAATAATGATACTGTATTTGAGACGCTTCAACAGCGAAAGGTGCAGGGTGAAATCACAGGATTTAATTCGATAGGAGGATTGGTTAATTCGCGTAAAACACAGCTTCAGAAAATCAACAATTGGGATACATTCTGGACGGTTGAAACCATAAATAACACTCAGAATCAACTTATAGAAAGCGGGGCACAATTTGGATTTAAATCGAATACGTTTCAGGAATTTTATGCGCTTTTACAAAAAGATTTTGTCCCCTTAAACCTTGAAGACTATAAACAATGGAATGGGTTGGCGATCGACGATTTCATTGCGTCAAAAGATAATTTTTACACCGTGACTACACTTGTAAAAATACCGGAAACTTCAGCGCCCTTAGTTAAAGATGCATTTAAAGACAATCCGGATGTATTAGTAATTGACAGGCAGGAAATGAACGAGACCCTGCTGGGTAACCTTAAAAACGATTTCAATAAATTAATTATGTATTGTTTGGGGATAGTGGTTTTATTGCTCTTTCTGTTTTACCGAAATATTAGACTCACGGTGATAACGGTACTACCAATTATTATAACCTGGTTTATCACGATTGGCCTAATGGGTCTTTTTAACATAGAGTTTAATATTTTTAATGTAATAATTTCGACTTTTATATTTGGTTTAGGTGTAGACTACAGTATTTTTACTACCAACGGTCTGCTTCAGGAAGAGGAATTAGATATGAAGGCATTGATAACCCATAAAACGGCTATTTTGCTTTCCGTAATCACCACAATGATGGGAATTGGGGTTTTAGTTTTTGCAAAACATCCGGCATTGTATTCCATTTCTTTAGTATCCATGATAGGAATTTTCTCTACCCTGATCATCACATTTACGTTACAACCTTTGTTTTTTAAGTTTATTTATTCGAATTCAAAAAAAGGGAAGCATACCAATGGGAGTCATTAAAACAAAATCAATTCCTCGGGTGAAGAATATTTCGAAGGAAGAATTTTTGAAACAATTCTACAAGCCTCAGCGTCCGGTGGTTATTGAAGATTTAAGTAAGGACTGGCCGGCTTTTGAAAAATGGAATTTAGACTACATCCAAAGTCTGGCCGGAGATCAAATTGTTCCCTTGTATAATAATGTCCCTACCAAAGGCAGGAAGAAATCGGTCGTGCCTGCAAAAAAAATGAAATTGTACGATTATATAGACATTTTAAAATCGGG
This genomic stretch from Ulvibacter sp. MAR_2010_11 harbors:
- a CDS encoding beta-ketoacyl synthase gives rise to the protein MKQVYLSYNNIISPLGFDSKTVVENVLKEKSGISEVSNPKLSPASFHASLISSEKLSEAFAALNLSSDYTRLEKMLLLSLHKVISKAGISLDDKVGLIVSTTKGNIDVLERASRFAEKRAYLSELGKLIKNHFGFKNEAIVLSNACVSGVLAVAIAKKQIQSGLFDHVFIVSGDIISAFVVSGFNSFQALSDAPCKPYSENRKGISLGEAAVSVLVTSNPEGLAPEAVAILGEASCNDANHISGPSRTGEGLFRSVKGALREASIQPEMIDYISAHGTATLFNDEMEAIAFNRLHMANIPLNSLKGYFGHTLGASGLLETVIGMYSAHENTLFTSLGFDKLGVSKPLAVIEEVAAKPIKTFLKTASGFGGCNTAVIFQKVNL
- a CDS encoding methyltransferase — encoded protein: MLKKNIRAIDALEEAQRIAFAPFIFQTTVALRELGVLTFIFDRRLQGGASLEDIAEMTNVSEYGIGVLLELAESTGIVAINEAQKYELTKTGYFLNYDKAVNVNINFANDVCYKGMFHLLEAIKTGTPAGLPELGNWPTIYDGLSQLPPEIQKSWFEFDHHYSDDIFDEGLQRVFESNPKTIFDIGGNTGKFAIRCCHNNANVHVKIIDLPGQLSKALANANKEGFGNRVSGFEIDWLAPNPQLPKGADTIWMSQFLDCFSEKDILNILKACVAIMDTDTELLITETFTDRQKFDNAKFVLEATSLYFTALANGNSKMYPSEVFIRLIQEAGLHIERDISLGEYHTLFICKKSSH
- a CDS encoding 3-oxoacyl-ACP synthase, which translates into the protein MNKQLYIKDYCHIKNNTIFVNDSALFQAEESLDFSEFFNAAYKNLNINYPKAFKMDNLSKLSFLAADVLLKDDKISSETNRDIALIFSNSASSLDTDRKYQKSIDDAAHYYPSPSVFVYTLPNIGMGEISIKHRLFSENSFFIFDRFNATYLHHYAVSMLSTNKAKYALCGWVDFDETAYEAFLYWVGDKGIIPHTEAMITNLYTKN
- a CDS encoding phosphopantetheine-binding protein, with product MDTLKQELKENIIECLNLEEFTPADIADDDPLFGDGLGLDSIDALELIVMMDKEYGIKLVDPGKSKEIFQSVEVLAQYIAEHRKK
- a CDS encoding beta-ketoacyl-[acyl-carrier-protein] synthase family protein — protein: MSPGVAVTGMGIISAIGNSLESNLQSLRSSTSGLGEITHIATKHAAEIKVGEVSFTNAQMIAHLGLPELNNYSRTALLGVIAAKEAIRNAGIVEMTSVKTGLISATTVGGMDLTEQYLKQFVSQPQLQKYISAHQASDSTQKIAEQLGIKDFVTTISTACSSSANAIMLGARMIKAGKLDRVIVGGTDSLAKFTINGFKTLMILSDTYCKPFDANRTGLNLGEAAAYLVLESDAIVQAQQKKVWAYVSGYGNANDAFHQTASSPTGEGAFLSMQGALELAGLQPNDIDYVNAHGTATANNDLSESIALQRIFLEKTPDFSSTKPFTGHTLAAAGAVEAVYSILALQHAIVFPNLNFSEPMPETGMVPSVELQQKQLQHVLSNSFGFGGNCSSLIFTRA
- a CDS encoding beta-ketoacyl synthase chain length factor, coding for MKKCYIHSAAAISAQNTFDTDEFLDKISTVATPKTAAQHPNYKDYISPVASRRMATGVKMGVAAATKVLQTAGIEQPDAILTGTGMGCIEDTEKFLNGIIEHDETFLTPTAFIQSTHNTMGAQIALGLQCKAYNSTYVHGALSFESALLDASLLLECGEANTVLVGGVDELGNEFVDYVQMLESQQNKGITVPFGEGATFFAVSSERKPQAVCLTDIESISTASVEKVKERFEAFLKQNSLEANQVDAVILGVNGDSFDEYYEAVCTSFFSETKQIQYKQLSGEYHTASAFGLWLGCEIIRRQEIPQAVVRNFSDGKRLKNIVLYNQFKGANHSFILLEGC
- a CDS encoding polysaccharide deacetylase family protein, which encodes MSWNFHLSAYTHNSSPANKVVAITFDDGPHPEYTPVVLKLLSDFNATATFFCIGNRVEEYPEVLKSIVAKGHEIGNHSYSHSPFIDFKGQNSWEAEINKTDAIIEQHTGHRPSLFRPPYGVTTPPLSNVIKKSSHRVIGWSVRSFDTVIKNPNFLLKRITKKINAGDIILLHDTHKNIPFVLEHLLLFLSEKGYKTVSITQLHNDKSS
- a CDS encoding outer membrane lipoprotein carrier protein LolA, producing the protein MIKVHNIIIVLSITLGIQVAFGQEKLSLTEQKALQELVTANALTTRSILSDFEQTKHISVLENDITSKGKLVFNAPDKIRWEYKTPYKNVVIFKNNRLYVDDGTKKSDIDLSSNKMFKSLNSLIVNSIKGDMFDTNQFDISYFTSDKGYLVTFIPKEKRLHKFIASFELIFSEKNGEVSQIKLIEPNEDYTVIIFRNKKLNVEVSEALFKL
- a CDS encoding 3-hydroxyacyl-ACP dehydratase is translated as MLLQDFYTILNKQPIDENSIRVVIKLNKLHSIFKGHFPELPITPGVGMLQILKEISEDHIQTSLHMERLSNVKFLTLVDPNVNATLSFHLNFQKENKHFNVKNNTTFEDGTTVFKCSAVFIEK
- a CDS encoding DUF2062 domain-containing protein — encoded protein: MEVHTVKNLCKHYKICVVIPTYNNPKTLRNVLDGILVYTRDVILVNDGSGEETSTILKEYPQIEQLHLPKNKGKGNALKVGFKHALQLGFEYAITLDSDGQHYPTDLPVFVEALEKHTTKDILIIGDRNMNEADVLASSSKGNRVSSYWVRAVTGLTLKDSQSGFRLYPIKAMENIRFFKNTRKFEFEVEAIVKAHWAEIEIMHVPINVLYDMKERVSHFRPFMDIARIVVLIIWFLLVKLFYILPRNLFRRLKKKGVKRFLVEDFLQNQDSPKKKALSIALGVFLGLSPLWGFHTIIVIFLAIFLKLNKVIAFAFSNISLPPFIPFVLYFSVQTGNFILGEESTFTLTSMSEEFNVADQVGSYLLGSITLSITMALVLSLLGYIVLSLFDRKKIVKQDA
- a CDS encoding MMPL family transporter, whose amino-acid sequence is MHKGLYQIYSYLKKRPFVFGLSLLLVFGSLIAVATQIRFEEDISRLIPTTSQNKALQKVLQTANFSDKIIVNIRREPEGTLEDLTNFAETFIDSISEANDYIQEIQGKVEEEIIFETLDFVYENAPLFLSDHDYSVLADKISKDSIDALTEANYKTLVSPSGIVAKKTIVKDPLGISLMGVQKLKLLGLQDGFILKEGFLVSKDENNLLLFLTPKYDTGETDKNEQLAAYLDELKGELNSEFFNRATVEYFGGAIIAVENAKQIKNDILLTVGIALSLLLLVFIYFYKKLIIPVILLIPTIFGGLVALVILWSIRPEISAISLGIGSVLLGVTLDYSLHILTHIRNHKAMDRLFIDVTKPILMSSLTTAMAFLCLLFIDSQALQDLGIFAAVSVLSASVFALIFIPQVYKGAGNTTQRHTFLDLFAAYPFHKNKIFITAIVLLIIISAFTYNSVIFNKDLSQLNYESPSTKKAQYNLEKLTGGASKSLYVIAFGDDLESVLENNDTVFETLQQRKVQGEITGFNSIGGLVNSRKTQLQKINNWDTFWTVETINNTQNQLIESGAQFGFKSNTFQEFYALLQKDFVPLNLEDYKQWNGLAIDDFIASKDNFYTVTTLVKIPETSAPLVKDAFKDNPDVLVIDRQEMNETLLGNLKNDFNKLIMYCLGIVVLLLFLFYRNIRLTVITVLPIIITWFITIGLMGLFNIEFNIFNVIISTFIFGLGVDYSIFTTNGLLQEEELDMKALITHKTAILLSVITTMMGIGVLVFAKHPALYSISLVSMIGIFSTLIITFTLQPLFFKFIYSNSKKGKHTNGSH